The Taeniopygia guttata chromosome 1A, bTaeGut7.mat, whole genome shotgun sequence DNA window TGACTACAGATATGCACATTTCGTAAAATATTATTAAGCAATGAAATACCAGTCTCATTAAGCACTTCCAGTTTTAGTATTTGTTAGAGGTAGGAacacttttgtcttttttaatcCTCCAAACATCGTGCTGTGCTACACTTGTTTCATGCTAAAGGCATTTCTGAattgctgtgatttttctggGTGCATTAGCAATATGTGTAACTTTCAAATCAATGGCAGCGTAGTCAACATACAGAAACAGGTGGTTTTGATCAGGAAATGAGCAGATGTTATGTGGCAACAAACAACATCCTGCAATAACAAGGCTGGTAActcaaaacaacagaaaatgagCAAGTTTAACCCCAAGTTCATGCTTTGAAGCCTACACTAGCTGCTGGTTTGatgttggggttttattttaaatatcataAGTGATACTAGTATTTCTGTAGTCCTAcaacaaagagaagaaattaattctgtgaTTGTGTGAAGATAAATACGCCTCTGTAGAGCACCTTGGGGACAACGGGAATCTTGCTGCTTTTGATCACAGTCTTCATATGGCAGCCACTGCTTACACTGAAAAGCAACTTTATGTAATAAgctattttcagttttctcacTGCTGATTTTTATCCAGTCATCCAATGCTTCCTCATCACTGCCTGCTTTAGAGGCGCTCACCAGTTGCCAAGAGAATACAGAATATCagtaaaagcagagaaatagcACAAGCAAGAGCAAGTGTGTCAGCAGCAACAATGGACTCAAAGGCTCATTTGTGAATTACAAAGAATATATGTCAATATCAGACACCTGCAGGTTTATTTCCTTGTAAATGCGATGCCAACGTCAAGAACAATCACTCTGTAAACATCAGTTTACCTATCCTTTCATATGCTCTGTAAAAGGTGGTAAACCAGCCAATCAACATTACCAGTGCTGTTAATTAAAACATGACCATCACTGCATTCACAGCACTGTCTCCAGGGAACTCTGCCCAACTTGTGTGTGTCTGAGGCTTACAGAAAAACACACCATGACCACAGTGGGATTAACTTATGCAAATACTTCTAATATGTAACAAATTTGATTGAAGTCATATTCGTGAACAGAAAGCTCGTTCTAAGTCAAGGAAACACACACCAATCCTCGCAGATCCATAACAGAGCCTCGCAGAAGCGTTTCTCCCACAAGCCCCGCAGCCGAGCTGTGCCAGAgccgccgctcccggcgggGAGGCCGGGGCCAGCCCATCCGCTCCCGGCGCATCCAGAGGCGCTCCCGAGGctcccgggcagggcagggctaCGAGTCGGGCAGGGGCTGGCTGTGGGTGCCGCTCCGCGTCTTCAGCTGCGACTGGGCGATGTCGGCCAGGGCGCTCTGGATCTTCTCGAGCAGCACATCCCCGCGGTACACCACCTCCTCCAGCCGCGCCGCCGCCTCGTGGTTCTCCTCCTCCAGCCGGTACAGGCTCGCAGCCTTCAAAGCAAAACCGGGATGATGCCCAaagatttttggctttttacgtatttttcatatatttttacCTCTGGATGCTACTATCATAGTCCTAGTATTTTTTCTACCGTTTCCCTTTAGAACTAAGCTAACTAAGCTAACCCTTCTAATGCACGCTTGGAATTCTGTTCAGTCTTCTCCTTACAAAGAAGCCTGACCAGGACGTTTTGTTTTCCAACCAGAATCTGAGAACACACAAGAAATGGGGCAAAGAAGCCCCTAGAACAATTCCAATGGGATAGAATGCAGGGAAAACTAACTAACCAACTACTCTTCTAATTGGACAATGTTTATTTGATATGCTAGTTTGTTAAACTCATAAAATTGTAGAAATCTGATGCTCGGTGTGCCCAAGATCATtgggacacctggaagcttCCAATAAAAGCCggctttttattttactattttaacaCTGTTGCAAGAGTTTCCTCTTTTGATGTTGGGCAACAGGGAAAAGCAAGGATCTTCAACAGAATCCTGAAGTGACTTTGCTACTGAAGGATGCTGAGAGAACAGCTGGTGCtccctaaaaagaaaaatgttctctTGTTTAATAGTTGACTGCAACTAATTCACAGATTAGAGCAGAATTTGTCCTGTCAACTTCACCAAAAGGGAACTCACAAGGGGCAGGTAAATTGTGTTGAGCATTTGTGTAGCAGCTCCTTTTATCATTTACGACAAGACTCAGATCTGAAACATACACCAAGACAACTTTAGtataaaaaaaagcagatttctaTTAAACGAGTATTATCTACCACTTCTCAACTAAACCTATAGTGCATATTTGAGAGTGTTTCAAGCATCCTTAAAACCATTTCTTTGAAGACTATTGGAATATTTAATACTGCACCAAATtaagcaacagaaaataaaaatcaaaactggAATCCAAGTGATGGAATCCAAGCTAATTTATCTTAAGACCACAACAGATAGAAAGTATCAGAAATTTTTGTGACATGAAGTTCTTCATTAAGACAGCAAGAAACCGTTGAAGTATCACCTCTAAGGAAAGCATATCCTTACTGGATAACCAGCTCCTCCTTCTGGAGCACCCTGCTTTACCCACACCAGCTGCCACTTTGATCAGATCCTGCTCAGTCATGGAACAAACTGGAATTTGTCTGCAGCAGGCATTCTATCTTCAGCTATTAAAAATGCACTTACAGGAAATTATGCTAGTGTTAATGAACCCAATTATGATGTTTAGCAATTACTGTGACTAGCAAAGTTCCCAAATTTAACCTCCTCTGTTTAAAACAAACGTGATGCCACTGCCATGTCATTTCTCTTTGGCTCATTCAGTGTCAATCTTCTGTAAAACACATTTAAACAGTTACGAAGTATCAATGCAAGTTTAAAACTTTCAGGTGATCTTAAAGGTCATCATCAGGTTTATCAGAGAAACAGCACTCAGCATCCTTTGTGcattctaaaaagaaaatacttgatGTAAGTCCAGCCATTATAagtcacaaaggaaaaaaaaaaagatggctTTAACAGGTAAAATCTacaaaaaaatagggaaaaaaaaacccaaaacaagtTTGATTGGTTCAAAGGAAGACTCCTTGTTATTGAAAAGTGATGAAGTTATTTTGTGACAGAGCTGAAGAACTTAAAGGACACCCTTGCAAACTCTTTACCCAGAAACAATGTGGCAGAACAAAAGACTTCTGTAGCATTGGTTCTGCAGCTACAAAATGAAATGtgagaaaatatgaaatattacccaaggggaaaaaattaataaacaacGCACAAAGCATCAGTACTGTTATATCTATTCTGttaatatatgaaaaaaaggGTGAGCAGTTTCCAGTGTAGTGGTGGTGTGATAAACCaccttttttttgcattttagcAGAAAGCCTACAAAGCACACACAGGCTGCCTTCATGAAAAATTCAGgtttgtattaaaataatttttcaatgaTGACATGGCTTAAGAGATGAAAAAATGtgttaataaagaaaaaaaaaggaggaagttTGCCTTCAGGAGCGTCCTGATGCTGGAATTAGGAAAACTCCTACCTGCAAAGCTGCTGTGGATTCTTCACTGGGCAGGGAATCTATGAGAACATCGATATCCTTGGCAGTGCGAGCGATCAGAGCAGCGAACAGCTGGGCGTACTCtgcacaaaacacagcacaacTCAGCCAATCACTCAGGGAATTTTTCGAAACAAGCACAACTCTGCTGCCACACTGTTGATcgtaaaagggttttaaaatcacggggatttagggttaaaaggaaaattaagcttagtaggccctgaaaaaaataaatacgcTAGGTCCATgaaggccttgtaccttgctagaactgcacctttGTAGCTAGCACAcgataaatgatataatttttAGATGTGagattgtttagtaattaaatataattactgtttaatcgtgagaataatcatgagaaactgtagTCAGGGGCATAACAAAGATCACTAGAAACTCATGGTTGAATAAAGtcaatataagtttaataattaatatgtaagttatataacgatagaatataaaagaCGTTCAGCTCGAAAaccatgtcggagtcagatttgggtctgtacccctgattcccagagctctcaataaaagcacttGCATATAttcatatcccgtgattatgtgcGTTCCTGAACGCTAACAAGAACACACTCAGTTTGGGGAAATTATTGAATTTATGACCAGCCGACACCCACGCACGGGTGACCGTGCAGCACTCCCGCAGCTGCGGGGGGAGCTGTTTGCCGAGGGATTTTGCCCTCCCGAAGCGCGCAGGAGCCGCGGGGGAGCCGCACTCACCCTCGGTGGGGT harbors:
- the MED21 gene encoding mediator of RNA polymerase II transcription subunit 21 (The RefSeq protein has 4 substitutions compared to this genomic sequence), which gives rise to MADRLTQLQDAVNSLADQFCNAIGVLQQCGPPASFSNIQTAINKDQGVNPTEEYAQLFAALIARTAKDIDVLIDSLPSEESTAALQAASLYRLEEENHEASSRLEDAVYRGDVLLEKIQSALADIAQSQLKTRSGTHSQPLPDS